Proteins encoded within one genomic window of Candidatus Brevundimonas colombiensis:
- the purN gene encoding phosphoribosylglycinamide formyltransferase, whose translation MSLHALPPVRVAVLISGAGSNMAALIDAGQAADSGYEVALVVSNIEGAGGLAVAAAKGVATATVPHRPFGKDREAHERAVDAVLRDAGIEVVALAGYMRVLTPWLVGGWRGRMLNIHPSLLPLYPGLDTHARAIAAGDAEAGCTVHLVTEGVDEGPILGQARVPIVADDTPEALAERVKTAEHALYPRVLDGFCRDLERG comes from the coding sequence ATGTCACTCCATGCCCTGCCGCCCGTCCGCGTCGCCGTCCTGATCTCCGGGGCCGGATCGAATATGGCGGCGTTGATCGACGCCGGTCAGGCGGCCGACAGCGGCTATGAGGTCGCGCTGGTGGTGTCCAACATCGAGGGCGCGGGCGGGCTGGCCGTTGCGGCGGCCAAGGGGGTGGCGACGGCGACAGTGCCGCACAGGCCGTTCGGCAAGGACCGTGAGGCGCATGAGCGGGCCGTGGACGCGGTGTTGCGGGATGCCGGGATCGAGGTCGTGGCCCTGGCCGGCTATATGCGGGTGCTGACGCCCTGGCTGGTCGGCGGCTGGCGCGGGCGGATGCTGAACATCCACCCCAGCCTGCTGCCCCTCTATCCGGGCCTGGACACCCACGCCCGCGCCATCGCCGCCGGCGACGCCGAGGCGGGCTGCACCGTGCATCTGGTCACCGAGGGGGTCGACGAAGGCCCGATCCTGGGCCAGGCGCGCGTGCCGATCGTGGCGGACGACACGCCGGAGGCCTTGGCCGAACGGGTCAAGACGGCGGAACATGCGCTTTATCCGCGCGTGCTGGATGGCTTTTGTCGGGATTTGGAGCGGGGTTAG
- a CDS encoding Ppx/GppA phosphatase family protein, which translates to MPDAVLTDRDVAAIDIGSNSVRLVLYRLEGRAIWTVYNEKVLAGLGRDLPTTRKLSPEGVVMAMTALRRFAAVLEGVRPDATLIAATAAVREALDGPEFCARVAAETGLNIRVLSGEEEAKYAAMGVLAGAPLAHGVSADMGGASLELTRLNGDGVEHGLTLPLGPFALADGKGFDADRIKARIDQALKPVAAQFRSDRLYAVGGAWRTLAQVQMALKSYPLRVVHQYQMSAEDALETARLVAQQSVASLAKLPGVSKKRAETLPYAGLVLEGLIRRLGLKQIEMSAWGVREGLLFETLDEATRMADPLLAGCTALGGRQGVAPALPGALNGWISEIVAALPEAFGQERDAVLTAAACRLADLGARLHPDHRLELVFDQVLRAPVAGISHVERAFLASALNARYGGAPATPQPEVIDRLLGGDAARRARALGLAIRLACDLSGRSPQLLANATAKVKGADLRLTATEGYADVLLGEQTKKRAKALAETMELGLKI; encoded by the coding sequence ATGCCCGACGCCGTGCTGACCGACCGCGACGTCGCGGCCATCGACATCGGCTCCAACTCGGTGCGGCTGGTCCTGTACCGGCTGGAGGGCCGGGCGATCTGGACCGTCTATAACGAGAAGGTGCTGGCCGGCCTGGGCCGCGACCTGCCGACGACGCGCAAACTGTCGCCCGAAGGGGTGGTCATGGCGATGACCGCGCTGCGCCGCTTCGCCGCCGTGCTGGAGGGCGTGCGGCCGGATGCGACCCTGATCGCCGCCACCGCCGCCGTGCGCGAGGCCCTGGACGGGCCGGAGTTCTGCGCGCGCGTCGCCGCCGAAACCGGCCTGAACATCCGCGTCCTGTCAGGCGAGGAAGAGGCCAAATACGCCGCCATGGGCGTTCTGGCGGGCGCGCCCCTGGCCCACGGGGTCTCGGCCGACATGGGCGGCGCCAGTCTGGAGCTGACGCGGCTGAACGGCGACGGGGTGGAGCATGGACTGACCCTGCCGCTGGGGCCGTTCGCCCTGGCCGACGGCAAGGGGTTCGACGCTGATCGCATCAAGGCTCGGATCGACCAGGCCCTGAAACCCGTCGCCGCCCAGTTCAGGAGCGACCGCCTCTATGCCGTGGGCGGCGCCTGGCGCACCCTGGCCCAGGTTCAGATGGCGCTGAAATCCTATCCGCTGCGGGTCGTGCATCAGTATCAGATGTCGGCCGAGGACGCGCTGGAGACGGCGCGGCTGGTGGCGCAACAGTCCGTCGCCAGCCTGGCCAAACTGCCCGGCGTGTCCAAGAAGCGCGCCGAAACCCTGCCCTACGCCGGCCTGGTGCTGGAGGGGTTGATCAGGCGCCTGGGTCTGAAACAGATCGAGATGTCGGCCTGGGGCGTGCGCGAGGGCCTGTTGTTCGAGACGCTGGACGAGGCGACCCGCATGGCCGATCCGCTGCTGGCGGGCTGCACCGCGCTGGGCGGACGCCAGGGCGTGGCCCCGGCCCTGCCCGGCGCCCTGAACGGCTGGATTTCCGAAATCGTCGCCGCCCTGCCCGAAGCCTTCGGTCAGGAACGCGATGCGGTTCTGACCGCCGCCGCCTGCCGTCTGGCCGACCTGGGCGCGCGTCTGCATCCCGACCACCGGCTGGAGCTGGTGTTCGACCAGGTGTTGCGCGCGCCGGTCGCCGGCATCAGCCACGTCGAACGCGCCTTCTTGGCCAGCGCCCTGAACGCCCGGTACGGCGGGGCGCCCGCCACACCCCAGCCCGAGGTCATCGACCGGCTGCTGGGCGGCGACGCGGCCAGACGCGCCCGCGCCCTGGGCCTGGCCATCCGCCTGGCCTGCGACCTGTCCGGGCGTTCGCCCCAGCTGCTGGCCAATGCGACGGCCAAGGTGAAGGGCGCCGACCTGCGCCTGACCGCGACGGAAGGCTATGCCGACGTCCTGCTGGGCGAACAGACGAAGAAGCGCGCCAAGGCCCTGGCCGAGACGATGGAGCTGGGTCTGAAGATTTGA
- the ndk gene encoding nucleoside-diphosphate kinase, producing the protein MTERTFSIIKPDATRRNLTGAVNAVIEGAGLRIVAQRRVKLTTEQAKKFYEVHAERPFYGELVEQMTAEPVVVQVLEGDNAVAAYREVMGATNPEQAAEGTIRKQFALSIGENSVHGSDSQDNAKIEIAQFFTDDQIVG; encoded by the coding sequence ATGACCGAACGCACCTTCTCGATCATCAAGCCCGACGCCACGCGCCGCAATCTGACCGGCGCGGTCAACGCCGTGATCGAAGGCGCCGGCCTGCGCATCGTCGCCCAGCGCCGCGTCAAGCTGACGACCGAGCAAGCCAAGAAATTCTACGAAGTCCACGCCGAGCGCCCGTTCTACGGAGAACTGGTTGAGCAGATGACCGCCGAGCCGGTCGTGGTGCAGGTGCTGGAAGGCGACAACGCCGTCGCCGCCTATCGCGAAGTCATGGGCGCCACCAACCCGGAACAGGCCGCCGAAGGCACCATCCGCAAGCAGTTCGCCCTGTCGATCGGCGAGAACTCGGTCCACGGCTCGGACAGCCAGGACAACGCCAAGATCGAGATCGCCCAGTTCTTCACAGACGACCAGATCGTCGGCTAA
- the rnd gene encoding ribonuclease D, whose translation MTPITTNEALAEFCARVSSAPFITVDTEFMRETTYWPRLCLIQAASADHAAIIDPMADELDLEPFLDLLRDERIVKVFHACRQDVEIFVRLGAMPKPLFDTQVAAMAAGFGEQVAYDSLVRQTLRIEVDKGSRFTDWARRPLSESQLVYALGDVTHLAALYPKLRDRLQKEGRLDWVMSEMEGLTDPALYDTNPENAWKRLKPKKFSAKYLAAFKAVAVWRERAAQERDQPRGRILKDEGVDEIAQQTPTDPDAFNRLRSVPKGFGGSRLGLELADELKRVLADPEAFAPEMERPAHRQPAPPSVVELLKVLLKAKSDNAGVASKLIATVADLEKIAISDDADIDAMKGWRRQIFGEDALKLKRGEIALVLNGARVEVVEIE comes from the coding sequence ATGACGCCGATCACCACCAATGAGGCGCTGGCCGAGTTCTGCGCCCGCGTATCCTCCGCTCCCTTCATCACGGTCGATACCGAATTCATGCGGGAAACGACCTATTGGCCCCGACTGTGCCTGATCCAGGCCGCCTCGGCCGACCACGCCGCCATCATCGACCCGATGGCGGACGAGCTGGACCTGGAGCCGTTCCTGGACCTGTTGCGCGACGAGAGGATCGTCAAGGTCTTCCATGCCTGTCGCCAGGACGTGGAGATCTTCGTGCGGCTGGGCGCCATGCCCAAGCCCCTGTTCGACACCCAGGTCGCGGCGATGGCGGCCGGGTTCGGCGAGCAGGTCGCCTATGATTCGCTGGTCCGGCAGACGCTGCGGATCGAGGTGGACAAGGGCAGCCGCTTCACCGACTGGGCGCGCCGACCGCTGTCGGAGAGCCAGCTGGTCTATGCCCTGGGCGACGTGACCCATCTGGCGGCGCTGTATCCCAAGCTGCGCGACCGGCTGCAGAAGGAAGGCCGGCTGGACTGGGTGATGTCGGAAATGGAGGGGCTGACCGACCCGGCCCTCTATGACACCAATCCAGAAAACGCCTGGAAAAGGCTGAAACCCAAGAAGTTCTCGGCCAAATACCTGGCCGCCTTCAAGGCCGTCGCCGTCTGGCGCGAGCGCGCGGCGCAGGAGCGGGACCAGCCGCGCGGCCGCATCCTGAAGGACGAGGGCGTGGACGAGATCGCCCAGCAGACCCCGACCGACCCGGACGCCTTCAACCGCCTGCGGTCCGTGCCAAAGGGTTTCGGCGGCTCGCGCCTGGGGCTGGAGCTGGCTGATGAGTTGAAACGCGTCCTGGCCGATCCCGAAGCCTTCGCGCCCGAGATGGAGCGCCCGGCCCACCGACAGCCCGCCCCGCCTTCGGTGGTCGAACTGCTGAAGGTGCTGTTGAAGGCCAAGAGCGACAACGCCGGCGTGGCCTCCAAACTGATCGCCACGGTCGCGGATCTGGAGAAGATCGCCATCAGCGACGACGCCGACATCGACGCCATGAAGGGCTGGCGCCGCCAGATCTTCGGCGAGGACGCGCTGAAGCTGAAACGCGGCGAAATCGCCCTGGTCCTGAACGGCGCGCGTGTCGAGGTCGTCGAGATCGAATAG
- a CDS encoding peptidase S10 yields the protein MNRLICLAAIAAMLGAPVAALAQDSGANSSSNNGGGASMRSATDRFRNANAEAIEKDWARAPVQETEVVTAHSVNAHGKTLRYHATAGTLTIRDDAGMPTASLFYTAYTLDGQPVGTRPVTYLYNGGPGSPTVWLHMGSFGPMRVQTDEPTVVRPAPFAFGPNDQTLLDQTDLVFIDMVGAGFSRPLGETPGSTFWGVDGDADAFARAIMRYTTKFSRWSSPKYIIGESYGTLRTGAVAFQLEDRGMSLNGVVLLSSIMNYGVRQPGYPQNFVTLLPTYAATAWYHHKLANPAATVEEQVQRARDFALGPYASALAKGHMISDAERAQIVRQMSELTGLSTTFIDNANMRVDLSSFRKELLRDRRQTIGRLDTRYLGLDEDASGGEPEDDPSSSAVTGAYFGIFRDYVANQLNYKTDVEYRMSARGLPGFNWNWNHRPPVGGPQTTPNTAVDLATAMRRNPYLKVMSLNGYYDAATPFFSTEFDLAQMMLEPSIRPNLEFTYYAGGHMMYLSHDALVKLHADLSRFYAETANGGAR from the coding sequence ATGAACAGACTGATCTGCCTCGCGGCCATCGCCGCGATGCTGGGCGCGCCCGTGGCGGCGCTGGCTCAGGACAGCGGCGCCAACAGCAGCAGCAACAACGGCGGGGGCGCGTCCATGCGCTCGGCGACCGACCGTTTCCGCAACGCCAACGCCGAGGCCATCGAGAAGGACTGGGCCCGCGCCCCGGTGCAGGAAACCGAGGTCGTCACCGCCCATTCGGTCAACGCCCACGGCAAGACCCTGCGCTATCACGCGACGGCGGGGACCCTGACCATCCGCGACGATGCGGGAATGCCGACCGCCAGCCTGTTCTACACCGCCTATACGCTGGACGGTCAGCCGGTCGGGACGCGGCCGGTGACCTATCTCTACAACGGCGGGCCGGGCTCTCCGACCGTGTGGCTGCACATGGGATCGTTCGGGCCGATGCGGGTTCAGACCGACGAACCGACCGTGGTGCGGCCCGCGCCCTTCGCCTTCGGACCCAACGACCAGACCCTGCTGGATCAGACCGATCTGGTCTTCATCGACATGGTGGGGGCGGGCTTCTCGCGTCCGCTGGGCGAGACGCCGGGTTCGACCTTCTGGGGTGTGGACGGCGACGCCGACGCCTTCGCCCGCGCCATCATGCGCTACACGACCAAGTTCAGCCGCTGGTCCAGCCCGAAATACATCATCGGCGAATCCTACGGCACCCTGCGCACGGGGGCGGTGGCCTTCCAGCTGGAAGACCGGGGGATGTCGCTGAACGGGGTGGTGCTGCTGTCCTCGATCATGAACTACGGCGTGCGCCAGCCGGGCTATCCGCAGAACTTCGTCACCCTGCTGCCGACCTATGCGGCGACGGCCTGGTATCACCACAAGCTGGCCAATCCCGCCGCGACGGTGGAGGAACAGGTTCAGCGGGCGCGCGACTTCGCCCTGGGTCCATATGCTTCGGCCCTGGCCAAGGGGCATATGATCTCGGACGCGGAACGCGCCCAGATCGTGCGTCAGATGAGCGAACTGACCGGCCTGTCGACCACCTTCATCGACAACGCCAATATGCGGGTGGATCTGAGCAGCTTCCGCAAGGAACTGCTGCGGGACCGGCGCCAGACCATCGGTCGGCTGGACACCCGTTATCTGGGCCTGGACGAGGATGCGTCAGGCGGCGAGCCGGAGGATGATCCGTCCAGCTCGGCGGTCACGGGGGCCTATTTCGGCATCTTCCGCGACTATGTGGCCAATCAGCTGAACTACAAGACCGACGTCGAATACCGGATGTCGGCGCGGGGCCTGCCCGGCTTCAACTGGAACTGGAACCACCGTCCGCCGGTCGGCGGGCCGCAGACAACACCCAACACCGCTGTCGATCTGGCCACGGCGATGCGGCGCAACCCGTATCTGAAGGTGATGTCGCTGAACGGCTATTACGACGCCGCCACGCCGTTCTTCTCGACCGAATTCGACCTGGCGCAGATGATGCTGGAACCCAGCATCCGGCCGAACCTGGAGTTCACCTACTATGCGGGCGGGCACATGATGTACCTGAGCCACGACGCCCTGGTGAAGCTGCACGCCGACCTGTCGCGCTTCTATGCCGAGACGGCGAACGGCGGCGCGCGATAG
- a CDS encoding peptidase M13 encodes MTRIRLMAACSACIVVALTGGAASAQEHSHGLPGAPSPFGTWGFDLAGRDTAVKPGDDFNEYANGTYLRTTEIPADKARFGPFDVLYENAQGQLKAIIESSAANPVNANAQKVGALYASFMDEARVNQLAAAPLAADLAAVKAVTDHAGMARLMGQSHEGFGASLFGIDVFEDLQKPDMNSAYLGQGGLGLPDRDYYLKPDFAAQREAYLAYLTRTLTAIGWTDPAKSAADILAFETKVADKQWTTVERRQIDKLYNPAKAADLPTLAPGVDWAAFLSGAKVSDVETLVLMENTAIPGIAQVFADTPIETLKAWQAFNVVDQASPYLSQAFVDSRFEFRGKTLRGQPENRPRWNRGVALVDGQLGEVLAQEYVRLHFPASSKAQMEALVGNIRDAMTERLKHVDWMSEPTREQALYKMSKFGVKIGYPDKWRSYDGLELKPDDLYGNVERSAAFEWDYKRGKIGKPVDPLEWGMTPQTVNAYYNPPRNEIVFPAAILQAPFFDPNADPAVNYGGIGAVIGHEITHGFDDQGRKSDGDGVLRDWWTPQDAARFEERAKVLGAIYDKLEPIPGVHVNGELTMGENIADLGGLLLALDAYHKSLNGQPAPVIDGLTGDQRVFLGWAQVWREKSREAALKEQLTTDPHSPGPVRAATSPRNIDAWYAAFGVSPDQKEYIAPDARARIW; translated from the coding sequence ATGACACGCATTCGTCTGATGGCCGCCTGTTCGGCCTGTATCGTCGTCGCCCTGACCGGCGGCGCCGCCTCGGCCCAGGAGCATTCGCACGGCCTGCCGGGCGCGCCGTCTCCGTTCGGAACCTGGGGCTTCGACCTTGCCGGACGCGACACGGCGGTGAAGCCGGGCGACGACTTCAATGAATACGCCAACGGGACCTATCTGCGGACGACGGAAATCCCGGCGGACAAGGCCCGCTTCGGCCCGTTCGACGTCCTGTACGAAAACGCCCAGGGCCAGTTGAAAGCCATCATCGAATCCAGCGCGGCCAATCCGGTCAACGCCAACGCCCAGAAGGTCGGCGCCCTGTACGCCAGCTTCATGGACGAGGCCCGCGTCAACCAACTGGCCGCCGCCCCGCTGGCCGCCGATCTGGCGGCGGTCAAGGCTGTGACTGACCACGCCGGCATGGCGCGGCTGATGGGCCAGAGCCATGAGGGCTTCGGCGCCTCCCTGTTCGGCATCGACGTGTTCGAGGACCTGCAGAAGCCGGACATGAACTCGGCCTATCTGGGTCAGGGCGGGCTGGGCCTGCCGGACCGCGACTATTATCTGAAGCCTGACTTCGCCGCCCAGCGCGAAGCCTATCTGGCCTATCTGACCCGCACCCTGACGGCCATCGGCTGGACCGACCCGGCCAAGTCCGCCGCCGACATCCTGGCCTTCGAGACCAAGGTGGCCGACAAACAATGGACCACGGTCGAACGCCGCCAGATCGACAAGCTGTACAACCCGGCCAAGGCGGCGGACCTGCCGACCCTGGCCCCCGGCGTCGACTGGGCCGCCTTCCTGTCCGGCGCCAAGGTGTCGGACGTGGAAACCCTGGTGCTGATGGAGAACACCGCCATCCCCGGCATCGCCCAGGTGTTCGCCGACACCCCCATCGAGACGCTGAAGGCCTGGCAGGCGTTCAATGTGGTCGATCAGGCCAGCCCCTATCTGTCGCAGGCCTTCGTCGACAGTCGCTTCGAGTTCCGGGGCAAGACCCTGCGCGGCCAGCCCGAGAATCGTCCGCGCTGGAACCGCGGCGTGGCCCTGGTCGATGGCCAGCTGGGCGAGGTTCTGGCCCAGGAATATGTCCGCCTGCACTTCCCCGCCTCGTCCAAGGCCCAGATGGAGGCCCTGGTCGGCAACATCCGCGACGCCATGACCGAGCGGCTGAAGCACGTCGATTGGATGAGCGAGCCGACGCGCGAACAGGCCCTGTACAAGATGTCCAAGTTCGGGGTGAAGATCGGCTATCCCGACAAATGGCGCAGCTATGACGGACTGGAGCTGAAGCCCGACGATCTGTACGGCAACGTCGAGCGCTCGGCAGCCTTCGAATGGGATTACAAGCGCGGCAAGATCGGCAAGCCCGTCGATCCGCTGGAATGGGGCATGACGCCCCAGACGGTGAACGCCTATTACAACCCGCCGCGCAACGAGATCGTCTTCCCGGCCGCCATCCTGCAGGCGCCCTTCTTCGATCCGAACGCGGACCCGGCCGTCAACTACGGCGGCATCGGCGCGGTGATCGGGCACGAGATCACCCACGGCTTCGACGATCAGGGCAGGAAGTCGGACGGCGACGGGGTGCTTCGCGACTGGTGGACGCCGCAGGACGCCGCCCGCTTCGAGGAACGCGCCAAGGTTCTGGGCGCCATCTACGACAAGCTGGAGCCGATCCCCGGCGTGCACGTCAACGGCGAGCTGACCATGGGCGAGAACATCGCCGACCTGGGCGGCCTGTTGCTGGCGCTGGACGCCTATCACAAGTCGCTGAACGGCCAGCCCGCGCCGGTCATCGACGGCCTGACCGGCGATCAGCGCGTCTTCCTGGGCTGGGCGCAGGTCTGGCGCGAGAAATCGCGCGAGGCGGCGCTGAAGGAGCAGCTGACCACCGATCCCCACTCGCCCGGCCCGGTGCGCGCCGCCACCTCGCCCCGCAACATCGACGCCTGGTACGCCGCCTTCGGCGTGTCGCCCGACCAGAAGGAATATATCGCGCCCGACGCCCGCGCGCGCATCTGGTAG
- the purM gene encoding phosphoribosylformylglycinamidine cyclo-ligase, translated as MSDTQKPLENGLTYADAGVDIDAGEMLVEHIKPLAKSTARPGSEPSLGGFGALFDLKAAGFEDPLIVTTTDGVGTKLKIAIETGRHDGVGVDLVAMCVNDLLAQGAEPLLFLDYYATGRLEIDAARRVVAGIAEGCRQAGAALVGGETAEMPGMYTEGDYDLAGFSLGAVERGHALPYLDRQAAGDVIIGLASTGPHSNGYSLVRKVVEKSGLAWGDDAPFAKDRSLAQALMEPTRIYVKPVLPIMKAGLVKGAAHITGGGLIENPPRCIAEGLQARFDWDAWPMPAVFQWLAETGGISDHEMRRTFNCGVGFILIVSPENAEPVLAALLNAGEVAFVCGQLEAA; from the coding sequence ATGAGCGACACCCAAAAGCCTCTCGAAAACGGCCTGACCTACGCCGACGCCGGCGTGGACATCGACGCCGGCGAAATGCTGGTCGAACATATCAAGCCCCTGGCCAAATCGACGGCGCGCCCGGGATCGGAGCCGTCGCTGGGCGGTTTCGGCGCCCTGTTCGACCTGAAGGCCGCCGGGTTCGAGGACCCGCTGATCGTCACCACCACCGACGGCGTCGGCACCAAGCTGAAGATCGCCATCGAGACCGGCCGTCACGACGGCGTCGGCGTCGATCTGGTCGCCATGTGCGTCAACGACCTGCTGGCCCAGGGCGCCGAGCCGCTTCTGTTCCTCGACTATTACGCCACCGGCCGGCTTGAGATCGACGCCGCCCGTCGCGTCGTCGCCGGCATCGCCGAGGGCTGCCGTCAGGCCGGGGCCGCCCTGGTCGGCGGCGAGACCGCCGAAATGCCGGGCATGTACACCGAGGGCGACTATGATCTGGCCGGCTTCAGCCTGGGCGCGGTCGAGCGCGGCCACGCCCTGCCCTATCTGGACCGTCAGGCGGCGGGCGACGTCATCATCGGCCTGGCCTCCACCGGCCCGCACTCCAACGGCTATTCGCTGGTCCGCAAGGTGGTCGAGAAGTCCGGCCTGGCCTGGGGCGATGACGCCCCCTTCGCCAAGGACCGCTCGCTGGCCCAGGCCCTGATGGAGCCGACCCGCATCTATGTGAAGCCGGTCCTGCCGATCATGAAGGCGGGCCTGGTCAAGGGCGCGGCCCACATCACCGGCGGCGGCCTGATCGAGAACCCGCCCCGCTGCATCGCCGAGGGTCTTCAGGCCCGCTTCGACTGGGACGCCTGGCCCATGCCCGCCGTCTTCCAGTGGCTGGCCGAAACCGGCGGCATCAGCGACCACGAGATGCGCCGCACCTTCAACTGCGGCGTCGGCTTCATCCTGATCGTCTCGCCCGAAAACGCCGAGCCGGTCCTGGCCGCCCTGCTGAACGCGGGAGAAGTCGCCTTCGTCTGCGGCCAACTGGAAGCGGCCTGA
- a CDS encoding type II toxin-antitoxin system VapC family toxin → MLLDTHALIWIVLGEPIRKEAATVIVAASTAGGVHISAATAWELGIISQKRSLEVVIAGDVRGWLAKAIRATRARLLALDFDLMIDVGELPDLAHRDPADRMLIATARSHDLILVTRDRAILDYAAAGHVRAIAC, encoded by the coding sequence GTGCTGCTCGACACCCACGCCTTGATCTGGATCGTTTTGGGGGAGCCTATCCGGAAGGAAGCCGCGACTGTGATCGTGGCGGCCAGCACCGCCGGCGGTGTCCACATCTCCGCAGCAACGGCCTGGGAACTTGGAATCATCAGCCAGAAACGATCATTGGAGGTCGTGATCGCGGGGGACGTCAGGGGCTGGCTGGCCAAGGCGATAAGGGCCACGCGCGCGCGGCTGCTGGCGCTTGATTTCGATCTCATGATCGATGTGGGCGAGTTGCCCGATCTGGCGCACAGAGATCCGGCGGATCGGATGCTGATCGCAACGGCGCGATCTCACGACCTCATCCTCGTCACCCGCGACCGCGCCATCCTCGACTACGCCGCCGCCGGCCATGTGCGGGCGATCGCCTGCTGA
- a CDS encoding type II toxin-antitoxin system Phd/YefM family antitoxin yields the protein MTYDLVSGEVVITATEFKAKCLDLLDRVNSGEIRKVHITKRGKEAAVLVAPDAAIKEPWEPRSMFGSMKGSLTIDPGIDLAKPIYEQVFGTTVEADMGLNDPDYDLGLGLREE from the coding sequence ATGACGTATGATCTTGTAAGCGGCGAGGTCGTCATAACGGCGACGGAGTTCAAGGCCAAGTGCCTGGACCTGCTGGACCGCGTGAACTCGGGCGAGATCCGCAAGGTTCATATCACCAAACGCGGCAAGGAGGCCGCCGTTCTGGTTGCTCCTGATGCCGCGATCAAGGAGCCTTGGGAGCCGCGCAGCATGTTCGGGAGCATGAAGGGGTCGCTGACAATCGACCCGGGCATCGATCTGGCGAAGCCAATTTACGAACAGGTGTTCGGAACGACGGTCGAGGCCGATATGGGCCTGAACGATCCTGACTATGATCTCGGGCTCGGGCTGCGCGAGGAATGA